The sequence CCAATAATCCTCAGATGGTGAGCCACAGAGCTTGAAAATTTTATGCAATTGTTCAacctataataaaaaaaaatgcgcATAAATTAATAGGCACCACCTGAATATATACAGAGAAATTTCATCTTAAGTCAAACAAATAGCAAGGAGAAATGTAGCTGTGAGGAACAAGCAATGTCGCCAATGCCTCACACTAAGTCCACACAATATGTCAAACACTTGCCAAGGACATAATCTTGCTACTCAAATCCATGGTTCATATAAATCCTCGAGATACATCAAGACTGCACTCTAGCTTTTCCCTCACATTATGTGTTTAAGATTTAGAAACTCAAAATATTATAAGCAAATAAACATAATTACGTCATGAATTAAGCTTTTACAATAAAAGAATTGGGCATAATTAGTCATATACTCAAATATCATCTgcaattttgaaataaaaatcaACAACTCAGAGAGATCCTCTTTCTCAGATCTTTATTATTTTAGGATAATGTAATCCGTAATAATTTCACAAAGACATGTCAAAGCCAATAATGATCCAACCTGGACCGTAAGGGTATCAACAATGCATGGATTCTAAGGGGTAAAATTCCTCAATGTCTTACCTCTGTTTTTCCTGGAAGGATGGGCTTTCCAGAATACAATTCTCCTAGTATGCAACCTGTGCTCCATAAATCCACAGCAACACCATATTTAGTGGCTCCAAGTAAAAGCTCTGGAGGCCGATACCAAAGAGTCACAACACGGCTTGTCAATGGAACACTGTGACGAGGATCATAATTGCTTGCCAAGCCAAAGTCAGCAATTTTCAAGATGCCATTGTTGTCAACAAGAAGATTTGACCCCTTTATGTCACGATGCAAAACACCATGGTTATGACAGTGCTCAAGACCACTTAAAAGCTGCTGCATGTAACATTTGAcctaaaatgaaataaaaacaacACTAGAATTAGGAATCTTACAGGGGCATTGTTTCCATTCTGTAAAAATGGGCTATTTTATTTGCATAGATGTACGGTAGAGAGGTACATTAAGAAATGTAAGAGAAGTGTAAAAGCGATAAGACTACCTGAGGTTCGGAGAACTTAATGCCTGGGCGTGATGCAAGCCCTGTAAGATCATGTTCCATATACTCAAAAATAAGGTACAAGCTGCTAGATGACCGTGCTGTGATCAATCCTTGCAACTTTATTATATTAGGGTGATCAAGCCTGCGCAAGAAAAGAATTTCTCTTGCCATAAACTTGACACTCTCAGAATCGAGATTATCAAATCTGACCTTTTTCAGAGCAACAAATTTATCGTTCATGACATCGCGAGCCTTGTAAACACTACTATAAGTTCCTTGGCCAATCTGAAAGAGGGAGATGCCAAAACAtgcaaaaagagaaaagaatcagGAACTGATAACTATTAACATGAACAAGAGTAATTAACTGCACAACCATGGTAGCttgaaaaaaattgtcatatcATGAAGAAAACCgcccaattttcttttctcgaATCATTGTGAGTTTATTCCCTATCCCTGACCAATAGCATTAGTTATACTAATACAATAACATAAGAGATACATCATGTACCGTATCAAGTAAAGAATTGAACATACTTTGTTTAACTTCTCGAACGTGTCAGCGCGTCGTGGTATCCATCCATTGATAGCTTCAGGGGCAGCTGCAGCGAGCCAACCTGGCCATCCTGCCGCTAATTGCTCGGCCACTGTAGCGTTGGGAATTCTTCTCGAACCCGGATGATCAAGAAGAGCAACCTCAGCCTTGTCCATCTTCTTACTCTTAGTCACATCATATGATCGGATTGAACCGTTGACTTTCTTATCCAccaacataattttgacatcaccaccaccacccaatCTATCTTTAGTCCAAACTGGCTCCTCTCTTTTCGAAGAATTGAACCGCGAAACCTTCAGCTCAGAGTGCTGCCTACTCGAAATCGAAGCCACCCTTTTTGGTGGGCTTTCCCGGCTATCTTCGACGGCCGAAGCCTTGGTACATATTAAACCCATGTTGAACTAGAAACAAACACAAAACCCTCCTTCACAAGCAAAATTCACCACCCAAAACCAATCCAAACCTTCACAAAACCTCCTTCTTTACCTAACTCCATCACAAAGAATCTAAACCAAAGAATCAACTATCCATAATTCACCTTCCAAAGAACTCATAATTCACCCTTTACCCACTCCATCTCACAAACATTCAATATTCACCTAATCTACAACCCtcagaaaacccaaaaaattgcTACTTTTGACACATTCAAATTTACCCAATACCCAAAtctccaaattcaattcaaaataCGAATTTGAAAAAGAATCTCCAATTCTTTGATGAAAAATAAGAAAGTGAGAAAATAACAATTAGACTAGTACTGTAACAAGTaaggaaattttgaaaaaaaaaaaaaaagagatgaaTAAATACAGAATAGGTTGAGCAACGATTGAGAAATCGATTGAGAAAGAAAGAGGGTTAATTACCAAGAAAGTGCAGAAACAGAAGAAGCATGCTTTTGTGGGTTGTGGGTTTGTGGGCGTATTGTTGGGTTAATCGTTCAACGCGCATTCAAATAACTAAATATTTCTTACAAAATGATTAACGTATTGCGAGACGGCAGTGGCCGGCTACTGTGCTCGGTCAACAAAACACAtacactctctcttctcttccaGACTTCTAATCCAACAGTTCTTACTCAATCAAAGATTCAAAGCGAATAAAACATCAGAAGAAACAAACACACAAGGTGTCAAAAATGGGTGATGTTTGGCTcctttggaattttttttttttaattgttggtTTTATTTGTATATACAAAGTAGGAGTGGGGTACTTAGTGGGTTTATCGATCAACCCGACCAACCCAATCAAAATTTGTTAGGGTAGGCTGCGttgtaaattttaaaaaattattttcgaGTTGAAACTCGACCACCCACTCAATAATTGGACTAGGTTAGGTTGAAGTGTTATTAACCGATTGAAATCGACCTATCCGAATATCAATCACtcttaaatatatatgtatattaaatGCACATATACATAAAATTTAATAGTTATTGAACACACTTGTTTACTTCTTCTTTAGTTAAATAATGAATTCAAATATTAAGTAACAAGTAGTGATTCTACAACACCAAATTCACAAGATTTAAGTTTAAAATTAcgtatgttttggattatttaTCACTCATAATCACTTTAGGAATAAGAAAAAAAGGTAAATAATCACAACCCGATAAACTCATCCAACCCAACCCACCTTTGAATGGTTTGCACGTTTTCTTAGGTGAAATGGGttttcataatgtcacgattgAAGTCCAACTTGACCAATCCACCAAATGTCCATCGGCTAATTTAAAGTAAGAATGCAACTAGTGAAGCTTTCATAATATCAAAAAATGGCCCtctctttttaaaaaattttaatgaatacaatttaattaagaagggacaaaactataaaaaaaaataaggaaaactaacgaaaagggcttgaaaactttgagttttaatgataaagacaaaataaagggtaaagtgaatagtaccatgattgactttttagtgtaaaaatgtggtttttcgttaaagtg is a genomic window of Malus domestica chromosome 09, GDT2T_hap1 containing:
- the LOC103400614 gene encoding probable serine/threonine-protein kinase At1g54610 produces the protein MGLICTKASAVEDSRESPPKRVASISSRQHSELKVSRFNSSKREEPVWTKDRLGGGGDVKIMLVDKKVNGSIRSYDVTKSKKMDKAEVALLDHPGSRRIPNATVAEQLAAGWPGWLAAAAPEAINGWIPRRADTFEKLNKIGQGTYSSVYKARDVMNDKFVALKKVRFDNLDSESVKFMAREILFLRRLDHPNIIKLQGLITARSSSSLYLIFEYMEHDLTGLASRPGIKFSEPQVKCYMQQLLSGLEHCHNHGVLHRDIKGSNLLVDNNGILKIADFGLASNYDPRHSVPLTSRVVTLWYRPPELLLGATKYGVAVDLWSTGCILGELYSGKPILPGKTEVEQLHKIFKLCGSPSEDYWRKLRLRNSTMIKPPQPYRRCVAETFNDLPAAALQLMDILLSVNPADRGTAAIALKNEFFTAKPFPCDPSSLPKYPPSKEIDAKLREAEARKQGASGGRGQKEDLGRRTQPPAVAGTNANSESIASVQRRQGHSNPRVRSEMFNPHREQTLSGFLVDPTKHLPSDKDARKDFTEHQNKRTSISGPLIHGPGWAKSGKELNDSFLSSNRANLSKLSGLVMARTALSDDQQEKPGPSGQETIKPVGGFPGSLDQEESAKKRERMHYTQRVASSCQMEDENGSIKEPNMHGRGPKGNKIYVSGPLLVSSNNVDQMLKDHDHRIQEYARRARLEKSRHGTQVTERHRAG